A genomic segment from Diospyros lotus cultivar Yz01 chromosome 5, ASM1463336v1, whole genome shotgun sequence encodes:
- the LOC127801324 gene encoding protein ALP1-like, whose protein sequence is MDSRALAALLSSLVSEILLLLLLFPSANPLATSTDSTSCSNLLPLIHHVQSFSEIAATVAILSSSRKRKRGHCTDLNSTDDDDEEEPGPGLSRLGGVDSAIPRDPDSFRLCFRMSPSTFEWLAGLLEPLLECRDPVGSPLNLSPETRLGIGLFRLSTGADYPEISRRFRVSPPAIKFCVKQFCRVLCTNFRFWVGYPSANELQSVSAAFETLTGMPNCCGVIDCTRFKILTNNSESCVAAQIVVDSSSRILSIVAGFRGDKADSIVLKSSTLYKDIEGGSLLDSPPVYINGVAVPQYLVGDSDYPLLPWLLVPFSDPVPGSLEENFNEAHRSMRLSALKTISNLKHWGVLNKPIEAEFKIAVAYIGACSILHNVLLMREDYSDSSDGLVDCTLDDESSRFHGDTSMEENSIEGKASVIRSALATRAAEIHKSDR, encoded by the coding sequence ATGGATTCTCGAGCTTTGGCGGCTTTGCTTTCATCTCTCGTCTCCGAAATCCTCCTCCTACTGTTACTCTTCCCGTCAGCCAATCCCCTCGCCACATCCACCGATTCCACTTCCTGTTCGaatcttcttcctctcatccACCACGTCCAGTCCTTTTCGGAAATCGCCGCCACCGTCGCGATACTGTCCAGTTCCAGAAAGCGAAAACGAGGCCATTGCACGGACCTAAATTCGACGGACGACGACGATGAGGAGGAGCCCGGTCCGGGGTTGAGTCGACTCGGCGGGGTCGACTCGGCGATCCCTCGGGACCCAGACTCGTTCCGGCTCTGCTTCAGGATGAGTCCCTCGACGTTCGAGTGGCTCGCCGGCCTCCTCGAGCCGCTGCTCGAGTGTCGCGACCCGGTCGGCTCGCCGCTCAATCTGTCACCCGAGACTCGGCTCGGAATCGGCCTCTTCCGGCTCTCGACCGGCGCGGATTACCCCGAGATCTCCCGCCGGTTCCGCGTGTCGCCGCCGGCCATCAAGTTCTGCGTCAAGCAATTCTGCCGGGTGCTATGCACCAATTTCCGGTTCTGGGTCGGGTATCCCAGCGCCAACGAACTCCAATCCGTCTCCGCCGCATTCGAAACCCTCACCGGAATGCCCAATTGCTGTGGAGTCATCGACTGTACCAGATTCAAAATTCTGACGAACAATTCCGAATCCTGTGTTGCGGCGCAGATAGTAGTGGATTCATCGTCTCGAATCCTGAGCATTGTTGCAGGTTTCCGGGGAGACAAAGCCGATTCAATAGTTCTTAAATCCTCAACTTTGTACAAAGACATTGAAGGCGGGAGTTTGTTGGACTCACCGCCGGTGTACATAAACGGCGTTGCTGTGCCTCAGTATCTGGTCGGCGATTCAGACTACCCCTTACTACCTTGGTTGCTGGTGCCATTTTCTGATCCGGTTCCCGGCTCTTTGGAAGAAAATTTCAACGAGGCTCATCGTTCGATGAGATTATCGGCGCTTAAGACTATATCCAACTTGAAGCACTGGGGGGTTTTGAACAAGCCAATTGAAGCAGAGTTCAAGATTGCAGTGGCTTATATCGGTGCTTGTTCAATCTTGCACAATGTTTTGCTTATGAGGGAGGATTATTCGGATTCCTCTGATGGATTGGTTGATTGCACATTAGATGACGAGAGCTCTCGGTTCCATGGGGATACTAGTATGGAGGAGAATTCAATTGAGGGGAAGGCTTCAGTTATAAGAAGTGCATTGGCTACAAGGGCCGCAGAGATCCATAAGTCGGACCGATGA